The following are from one region of the Methanobacterium veterum genome:
- the corA gene encoding magnesium/cobalt transporter CorA produces the protein MLNLKQRSKKAGLPPGSLIYTGAENIPTKMILIEYNKDIFNEKTIDECPQFANKNTIKWIKINGLKDVENLKKIGKCFNLHPLVLEDVLNTNQRPKVEDYSDYLYIVLKLFDVSENDQMVTKQVSLILKKNLVISFQDDDEPLFDLIIKRIKTKENQINSRGADYLLYSLIDTIIDSYFLDLENVEDNIERIEYNLIENTSPAVLKRIHSIKMDIITLRKTIRPLREMLSTLESSEYFQIAESTDYYFRDVYDHSLQIYEMLESLRDRTSEILDIYLSSTSNKLNEIVRVLTVISTVFVPLTFIVGLYGMNFNNMPELREPLGYPAVLVIMVIVALFMLAYFRRKKWI, from the coding sequence ATGCTAAATTTGAAACAACGGTCAAAAAAAGCAGGACTTCCTCCAGGATCACTTATTTACACAGGTGCAGAAAATATACCCACTAAAATGATTCTTATCGAATATAATAAAGATATTTTCAATGAAAAAACGATAGATGAATGCCCCCAATTTGCAAATAAAAATACAATAAAGTGGATAAAAATAAATGGCCTTAAAGATGTAGAAAATTTAAAAAAAATAGGTAAATGTTTTAATTTACATCCACTGGTACTTGAAGACGTATTAAACACAAATCAGCGCCCGAAAGTAGAAGATTACAGCGACTACCTTTACATAGTCTTGAAGTTATTTGATGTCAGTGAAAATGATCAGATGGTTACAAAACAGGTTAGCTTGATTCTCAAGAAGAATCTGGTAATTTCTTTCCAGGATGATGATGAGCCCTTATTTGATTTAATCATCAAAAGAATAAAAACTAAAGAGAACCAAATAAACAGCAGGGGAGCTGACTACTTATTGTATTCATTAATAGACACAATTATCGATAGTTATTTTTTAGATCTGGAAAATGTTGAGGACAATATAGAGCGCATAGAATATAATCTAATAGAAAATACAAGTCCTGCGGTTCTTAAGAGAATTCACAGCATTAAAATGGACATTATAACCCTTAGAAAAACAATTCGCCCCCTCAGAGAAATGCTGAGTACACTTGAATCCTCAGAATATTTTCAAATTGCAGAATCAACAGACTATTATTTTAGAGATGTCTATGACCACTCGCTGCAGATCTATGAGATGTTAGAATCTTTAAGAGATAGAACTTCAGAAATATTAGATATCTATCTTTCAAGCACAAGTAACAAATTAAATGAAATAGTAAGGGTTCTAACAGTGATATCTACTGTATTCGTGCCTTTAACATTTATTGTAGGGCTTTATGGGATGAATTTCAACAACATGCCAGAACTAAGGGAACCATTAGGATACCCTGCTGTTTTAGTAATAATGGTGATAGTAGCACTATTTATGCTGGCTTACTTTAGAAGGAAAAAATGGATATAA
- a CDS encoding calcium/sodium antiporter — MEIFLVELIVILIISLLIVIKSADIFVDHLVEVGALLGISQIILGVTASAIGTSLPEFGSAMIATLSGSVDIGVGTVIGSNIWNIAGILGITAAFTGVIKSDTKGLKRDGAVTLATALILMFFMFFGDIGKIAAIVMIVVYAIYLRSLIKAQKEDAESNKIEIEEKSELENINEKSGSKLKSIPPKSIVWILVGFAGLIIGCRLLVYSGTEIGKILGIPEMIMGLFVLAIGTSIPELVVTFSSAMKGLHDLSIGTVLGSNTFNILIGIGVPALILNVPVDHTSLIFDAPAMIFVTVLLLLLIKKDMKLTRSNGLILLATYIAYAVIRIFVFG, encoded by the coding sequence ATGGAAATATTTTTAGTAGAACTAATTGTTATTTTGATAATTTCATTACTTATTGTAATAAAATCAGCAGATATCTTTGTTGATCATTTGGTAGAAGTCGGTGCTTTGTTGGGGATATCCCAGATAATACTGGGAGTTACAGCGTCGGCTATTGGGACTTCTCTGCCAGAATTTGGTTCTGCTATGATAGCTACTTTAAGCGGCAGTGTGGATATAGGAGTTGGAACTGTAATTGGATCAAATATATGGAACATTGCAGGGATATTAGGTATAACTGCCGCTTTTACAGGAGTTATAAAATCAGATACTAAAGGGCTTAAAAGGGACGGAGCAGTTACACTTGCCACCGCGCTTATACTGATGTTTTTCATGTTCTTTGGGGACATTGGAAAAATAGCAGCTATTGTAATGATAGTTGTATATGCAATTTACCTGAGAAGCTTAATAAAAGCCCAAAAAGAAGATGCTGAAAGTAATAAGATTGAAATTGAAGAAAAATCTGAACTTGAAAACATTAATGAAAAGTCTGGATCCAAACTTAAATCAATCCCTCCTAAGAGCATAGTGTGGATATTAGTTGGATTTGCAGGACTGATAATCGGATGCAGGCTTTTAGTTTACAGTGGAACTGAAATTGGGAAGATTTTAGGTATTCCTGAAATGATAATGGGTCTATTTGTGCTTGCTATTGGAACCAGTATCCCTGAACTTGTGGTTACGTTCTCATCTGCCATGAAAGGTTTACATGATTTATCAATAGGGACCGTTCTTGGAAGTAACACTTTCAATATACTTATAGGAATTGGAGTACCTGCCCTTATTTTGAACGTTCCTGTAGACCATACTTCACTTATCTTTGATGCTCCTGCGATGATTTTTGTTACAGTACTGCTGTTATTACTTATAAAAAAAGATATGAAACTTACAAGAAGCAATGGATTAATTTTGCTGGCAACATATATAGCTTATGCAGTAATAAGAATATTTGTATTCGGGTGA
- a CDS encoding universal stress protein — translation MYSGDTMYKKVLVTSTGEYLDEIIEHTLDLVDGRSIEVIGLYIADTSAPFLTPSKVKQMMVNELKSKGKEVLESMGQEFENAGLNFKPMLIEGDPAEKIVETAEDENVDVIIMGTGKSKIDKHLLGSVSEKVVHSAPCTVLLIRSKHKPLEQIE, via the coding sequence TTGTATTCGGGTGATACTATGTATAAAAAAGTATTGGTTACAAGTACTGGGGAATATTTAGATGAAATAATTGAACATACTCTTGATTTAGTAGATGGAAGATCGATAGAAGTCATTGGCCTTTATATTGCAGATACATCTGCACCTTTCCTGACTCCAAGTAAAGTTAAACAGATGATGGTTAACGAGTTGAAAAGCAAAGGAAAAGAAGTTTTAGAAAGCATGGGACAAGAATTCGAAAATGCAGGTTTAAATTTCAAACCGATGCTTATTGAGGGGGATCCTGCAGAAAAGATAGTTGAAACTGCAGAAGATGAAAATGTAGATGTAATAATAATGGGAACTGGAAAAAGCAAAATAGATAAGCACCTGCTTGGTAGCGTATCTGAAAAAGTTGTCCACTCAGCTCCATGCACAGTCCTTTTGATAAGGTCTAAACATAAGCCTTTAGAGCAGATCGAGTAG
- the cobQ gene encoding cobyric acid synthase CobQ translates to MVQGTSSNAGKSVVVAALCRIFSKRGYNVAPFKSQNMSLNSYTTHENAEIAIAQVLQAEAAGIEPSYHMNPILLKPKEDFISQVIVHGKPVNDMNFYDYQNSFREKALKAIKTSLDTLKEKYDIIVIEGAGSPAEINMQDKDLANMKIAEIADADVILVADIDRGGVFASIAGTFALLPEKDRKRIKGIIINKFRGNLDILIPGIRQIEEIVGAPVLGVLPYDESLKLPEEDSASLSERKYSKNEKVTIGVMRLPRISNFTDIDPLEYEPDVGIKLIEMGDEIGNVDALILPGTRNTVNDMIALNEAGFTDEIASLSREIPVFGICGGYQMLGKKIIDESFKESKYGSVEGIGILDAKTKFDRIDKIVTQSRASILGNGIFKEIKGDSVNGYELHEGLTLLGESKPLFEVIEGCGNHPSSPYDGAVNGYTAGTYLHGIFHNFTFRRFFTDYLRAQNGIDMLGFSEDNFENLKKYSIDRLAEIVEDNVDLKLIEESIEKRV, encoded by the coding sequence ATGGTACAGGGAACTTCATCAAATGCAGGAAAAAGTGTTGTTGTAGCTGCACTTTGTAGAATATTTTCAAAGAGAGGATACAACGTTGCACCGTTTAAATCTCAAAACATGTCCCTTAACTCATATACAACTCATGAAAATGCAGAAATAGCAATTGCGCAGGTTCTGCAGGCTGAAGCCGCAGGTATTGAACCTTCATACCATATGAACCCAATCCTCCTTAAACCAAAGGAAGATTTCATATCCCAGGTAATAGTGCATGGGAAACCTGTTAATGATATGAATTTCTATGATTACCAGAATTCATTTAGAGAAAAAGCTTTAAAAGCTATAAAAACATCTTTAGATACTCTAAAGGAAAAATATGACATAATAGTGATAGAAGGTGCAGGTTCCCCTGCAGAAATAAATATGCAGGACAAAGACCTTGCAAACATGAAAATAGCAGAAATTGCAGATGCAGATGTTATATTAGTTGCAGACATCGATAGAGGAGGAGTTTTCGCATCAATCGCAGGAACATTTGCTTTACTTCCTGAAAAAGACAGGAAAAGGATAAAAGGAATAATTATCAACAAATTCAGAGGTAACCTGGACATATTAATTCCGGGAATACGTCAAATTGAAGAAATTGTAGGAGCTCCAGTACTTGGAGTTTTACCATATGATGAAAGCTTAAAACTTCCAGAAGAAGATTCTGCATCATTATCAGAACGAAAATACAGTAAAAACGAAAAAGTAACCATTGGAGTGATGCGCCTCCCAAGGATCTCTAATTTTACAGATATAGATCCCCTCGAATACGAACCTGATGTTGGTATAAAATTAATAGAAATGGGAGATGAAATAGGGAATGTAGATGCACTGATACTTCCAGGGACAAGAAACACTGTTAACGATATGATAGCTTTAAATGAAGCTGGTTTCACCGATGAAATTGCCAGTTTATCCAGAGAAATACCTGTTTTTGGGATATGTGGTGGATACCAAATGCTTGGAAAAAAGATAATTGATGAATCATTTAAAGAATCCAAATACGGCAGCGTGGAAGGAATTGGTATTTTAGATGCTAAAACTAAATTTGACAGAATTGACAAAATTGTCACTCAAAGTAGAGCAAGCATACTTGGAAATGGAATATTTAAAGAAATAAAAGGAGATTCTGTAAATGGATACGAACTGCATGAAGGCCTTACACTTCTTGGAGAATCCAAACCACTATTTGAAGTTATTGAAGGATGTGGAAATCACCCATCATCTCCATATGACGGCGCAGTGAATGGTTATACTGCAGGTACATATCTTCACGGAATATTCCACAATTTCACCTTTAGAAGGTTCTTTACAGATTATTTAAGGGCTCAAAACGGTATTGATATGCTCGGTTTTAGTGAAGACAATTTTGAGAACCTTAAGAAGTATTCAATCGATAGGCTTGCTGAAATCGTTGAAGACAATGTAGATTTAAAATTAATTGAAGAATCTATTGAAAAAAGAGTGTAA
- the lonB gene encoding ATP-dependent protease LonB, with protein MANLNSDSSSSSNSFNLRTYKTSEEIKVPEKIIDQIIGQEEAVETIKKAAKQRRNVLLIGEPGIGKSMLAKGMAELLPPEELQDILVYPNIEDNHNPLIGTMPAGEGKKIVANYKAKAKSQEERKNMFTMIIISFILIVGFVVNQFFMALIAAAIVFVALLQIKPRTTVMIPKLLVSNENNITAPFIDATGAHAGALLGDVRHDPYQSGGLGTPAHERVEAGMIHKASKGVLYVDEIGTMHMKTQQELLTAMQEKKYSITGQSETSSGAMVRSQAVPCDFVLVASGNLKVLEGMHIALRSRIRGYGYEVFMKDSMPDTPENRDKLVQFVAQEVEKDGRIPHFSREAVAEIIREAQRRAGKKDTLTLRLRDLGGLVRAAGDIAKGEGAEHVTLEHVLGAKKLARTLEQQIADRYIGQKKQYETFASEGGKIGTVNGLAIIGDRSGIILPIVAEAAPAQSKSEGKIIATGKLGEIAKEAVQNVSALIKKHTGTDISSYDIHIQFLQSYEGVEGDSASVSVATAVISSLENIPVDQSVALTGSLSVRGDVLPVGGVTGKIEAAAESGIKKVLIPKSNMNDVLIEERYRNKIEIIPVENMSEVLEHALLGKDKKGLLDRMQKITNMVPNIGLQNPTTH; from the coding sequence ATGGCAAATCTAAATTCAGACTCAAGTTCAAGCTCAAATTCATTCAATTTAAGAACTTATAAGACATCAGAGGAAATTAAAGTCCCTGAAAAGATCATTGATCAAATTATAGGTCAAGAAGAAGCAGTTGAGACTATTAAGAAGGCTGCAAAACAGAGAAGGAATGTTCTTTTAATTGGGGAACCGGGAATTGGTAAATCCATGCTCGCAAAGGGAATGGCAGAACTGCTACCTCCAGAAGAACTTCAAGATATCCTGGTTTATCCAAATATTGAAGATAATCATAACCCTCTAATTGGAACTATGCCTGCTGGGGAAGGTAAAAAAATAGTTGCAAACTATAAAGCCAAAGCAAAATCTCAGGAAGAAAGGAAGAACATGTTCACAATGATTATAATTTCCTTTATACTAATTGTGGGATTTGTGGTGAACCAATTTTTCATGGCTTTAATAGCAGCAGCAATTGTTTTTGTTGCACTTCTGCAAATAAAGCCTAGAACTACAGTTATGATTCCTAAACTTCTTGTAAGCAATGAAAACAACATTACTGCTCCTTTCATTGACGCAACAGGTGCACATGCAGGAGCTCTTTTAGGTGATGTAAGACATGACCCTTATCAATCAGGAGGATTAGGAACTCCTGCCCACGAACGTGTTGAAGCTGGAATGATTCACAAAGCCAGCAAAGGTGTTCTTTACGTGGACGAAATTGGGACCATGCATATGAAAACTCAACAAGAGTTACTGACTGCTATGCAGGAAAAGAAATATTCAATAACTGGGCAAAGTGAAACAAGCAGTGGGGCAATGGTCAGATCCCAGGCGGTTCCATGTGACTTCGTACTTGTAGCATCTGGAAATCTCAAAGTACTTGAGGGAATGCATATTGCACTTAGATCAAGGATACGTGGATATGGTTACGAAGTATTTATGAAAGATTCAATGCCAGACACACCTGAAAATAGGGATAAACTGGTTCAATTTGTAGCTCAAGAAGTTGAAAAAGATGGTAGGATACCTCACTTTAGTAGAGAAGCAGTTGCGGAGATTATAAGGGAAGCTCAAAGAAGAGCTGGTAAAAAGGATACACTTACTCTAAGATTAAGAGATTTAGGTGGTCTTGTAAGGGCTGCAGGTGATATTGCAAAAGGAGAAGGTGCAGAGCACGTCACTTTAGAGCATGTATTAGGTGCTAAAAAGCTTGCAAGGACACTTGAACAGCAAATTGCAGATCGTTACATTGGCCAGAAAAAACAGTACGAGACTTTTGCATCTGAAGGTGGAAAAATAGGTACTGTAAATGGTCTTGCAATAATTGGAGATAGAAGTGGTATAATCCTCCCAATAGTTGCTGAAGCTGCTCCTGCCCAAAGTAAATCTGAAGGTAAGATCATTGCAACAGGTAAACTTGGTGAAATTGCCAAAGAAGCTGTTCAAAACGTCAGCGCTTTAATTAAAAAGCATACTGGAACAGATATATCAAGCTATGATATTCACATACAGTTCCTGCAGTCTTATGAAGGTGTTGAAGGGGACAGTGCAAGTGTTTCAGTAGCTACAGCAGTAATTTCGTCACTGGAAAACATTCCTGTAGACCAGTCAGTTGCACTCACTGGTTCATTAAGTGTCAGAGGAGATGTTCTCCCTGTAGGTGGAGTGACTGGTAAAATTGAAGCTGCAGCAGAATCAGGAATTAAAAAGGTTTTAATACCTAAGTCAAATATGAATGATGTTCTGATTGAGGAAAGATACAGAAATAAAATTGAAATAATTCCTGTAGAAAACATGAGTGAAGTATTGGAACATGCATTACTTGGAAAAGATAAGAAAGGTCTTCTTGACAGAATGCAGAAAATCACCAATATGGTACCTAACATAGGTTTACAAAACCCAACAACTCATTAA